Proteins encoded within one genomic window of Solibaculum mannosilyticum:
- a CDS encoding sodium ion-translocating decarboxylase subunit beta produces the protein MIAVSCVLLYLAIVKKYEPLLLLPIAFGMLLANLPLAGLMSTPVMELKPVVEGVVENYPIITQNGQQFYEVTSQTGGLLYYLYQGVKMGIYPPLIFLGIGAMTDFGPLIANPKSFLLGAAAQLGIFTTFIGARLLDAYVPGISFDNNAAASIGIIGGADGPTAIYVTSKLKPELLGPIAVAAYSYMALVPIIQPPIMKLLTTKKERMVVMEQLRPVSKTEKIIFPILVTIVVSLILPSAAPLVGMLMLGNLMRESGVVDRIFKTAQNELINIVTIFLGVTVGATANGQTFLTPQTIGIVVLGLLAFMMGTAGGVLFGKLMYVFTKGKVNPLIGSAGVSAVPMAARVSQKVGQKENPSNFLLMHAMGPNVAGVIGSAVAAGVFIALFG, from the coding sequence ATGATTGCAGTCTCATGTGTCCTTCTGTACTTGGCAATTGTAAAAAAATACGAACCTCTTCTTTTATTACCCATTGCATTTGGTATGCTTCTTGCAAACCTTCCCTTGGCTGGCTTGATGAGTACTCCGGTGATGGAGTTAAAACCGGTTGTAGAGGGAGTGGTAGAAAACTATCCCATTATAACGCAGAATGGCCAGCAGTTCTATGAGGTAACGAGTCAGACGGGCGGCCTACTGTATTACTTATATCAGGGCGTTAAGATGGGTATTTATCCGCCTCTGATCTTCTTGGGTATCGGCGCTATGACCGACTTCGGCCCCCTGATTGCCAATCCCAAGAGCTTCCTGCTGGGCGCAGCTGCTCAGTTGGGCATCTTTACCACCTTTATCGGTGCCAGACTGCTGGATGCTTATGTTCCCGGCATCTCCTTTGATAACAATGCTGCCGCCTCCATCGGTATCATCGGTGGAGCCGACGGTCCTACCGCTATTTACGTAACTTCTAAATTGAAACCTGAGCTGCTTGGTCCTATCGCTGTTGCAGCGTATTCGTATATGGCGTTGGTTCCGATTATCCAGCCTCCCATTATGAAACTGCTTACCACCAAGAAAGAACGTATGGTAGTGATGGAGCAGCTTCGTCCTGTGTCTAAGACGGAAAAAATTATTTTCCCCATCTTGGTCACCATCGTAGTCTCCCTGATTCTCCCGTCTGCTGCCCCGTTAGTAGGTATGCTCATGCTGGGTAACCTGATGCGTGAAAGCGGCGTGGTGGATCGTATCTTCAAGACTGCACAGAATGAACTTATCAATATCGTCACCATTTTCTTGGGCGTGACGGTAGGCGCTACTGCCAACGGACAAACCTTCTTGACTCCTCAGACCATCGGTATCGTCGTACTTGGTTTGTTGGCCTTCATGATGGGTACTGCTGGCGGCGTGCTGTTTGGTAAACTCATGTATGTCTTTACCAAAGGCAAGGTCAATCCTCTTATTGGTTCGGCCGGTGTATCGGCTGTCCCGATGGCGGCCCGTGTTTCCCAGAAAGTTGGTCAGAAGGAGAATCCTTCCAACTTCCTGTTGATGCACGCTATGGGTCCCAATGTGGCTGGCGTTATCGGTTCGGCTGTGGCAGCAGGCGTCTTTATCGCTCTGTTTGGATAA
- a CDS encoding OadG family protein: MAQEMFTVVITGLVVVFAVLILLTFLIWAYGKIVYSIQNRDKGSADSTNTEKKTDNVANVGSKAPMQAAAAPQGISNEVLAVIAAAVASMGSATGVTYAVRSVRREGTARPAWRSAGVYENSRPFSS, from the coding sequence ATGGCTCAGGAGATGTTTACAGTGGTTATCACTGGCTTGGTGGTTGTGTTTGCTGTTTTGATCCTTTTGACGTTTTTGATTTGGGCTTATGGCAAAATCGTCTATTCCATCCAGAATCGAGACAAAGGTTCCGCCGATTCCACAAACACGGAAAAAAAAACAGATAATGTAGCCAATGTGGGTTCCAAGGCACCTATGCAGGCTGCGGCAGCTCCTCAAGGAATTTCCAACGAGGTGCTGGCGGTAATTGCAGCGGCAGTTGCGTCCATGGGCTCAGCAACCGGCGTGACGTACGCCGTGCGCAGTGTTCGCCGCGAAGGAACCGCTCGTCCTGCGTGGAGGTCTGCAGGCGTCTACGAGAACTCACGCCCTTTTTCATCCTGA
- a CDS encoding AraC family transcriptional regulator, translating to MAQEAFKHSYKVNHSASMGLTVYNCGLQKCEPGHSWGPAVRDHYLIHYILSGRGHYEVGDKQYELSAGSGFLAAPSTVIYYQADQDDPWQYTWVGFNGAEADHLMRLVGLSMEHPIFYAELDGPIPSLIASILEVTGHRPSDEIRMEGKLLEFLAALVELNGHNDCHHEVGASRRYVEKALQYIQYNYSRAINVGDIAESVGISRSHLYRLFMEELNISPNEYLTRFRIDQACDLLEQGLSVSEAAYSSGFSDQLYFSRVFKKRKNVPPSKYAPHK from the coding sequence ATGGCACAAGAGGCTTTTAAGCATTCTTACAAGGTCAACCATAGTGCTTCCATGGGGCTAACCGTTTACAATTGTGGGCTTCAAAAATGTGAACCCGGCCACAGTTGGGGTCCAGCCGTCCGTGATCATTATCTCATTCACTACATTCTTTCAGGCCGAGGACATTATGAGGTCGGAGATAAGCAGTATGAATTGTCTGCCGGCAGCGGCTTTTTAGCCGCACCTTCCACTGTTATCTACTACCAAGCCGATCAAGACGATCCTTGGCAATACACTTGGGTTGGATTCAATGGCGCTGAAGCCGATCATTTGATGCGGCTTGTGGGCTTGTCCATGGAGCATCCTATTTTTTATGCTGAACTTGACGGCCCTATTCCTTCTCTCATTGCCTCGATCTTAGAGGTTACCGGCCATCGTCCCTCGGACGAGATCCGGATGGAAGGAAAACTTTTAGAATTTTTAGCTGCCTTGGTGGAATTGAACGGTCATAATGATTGCCATCATGAGGTAGGTGCTTCCCGTAGATACGTGGAAAAGGCTCTGCAATATATTCAGTATAACTATTCCCGCGCCATCAATGTCGGAGACATTGCCGAAAGCGTAGGGATTAGCCGCAGTCACCTTTACCGTTTATTTATGGAAGAATTGAACATCTCCCCCAATGAATACTTAACTCGGTTTCGGATCGATCAGGCTTGTGATTTGTTAGAGCAAGGATTATCGGTCAGTGAAGCTGCTTATTCTTCTGGTTTTTCCGACCAGCTTTATTTCTCTCGCGTTTTTAAGAAACGTAAAAATGTTCCTCCTAGCAAATATGCACCGCATAAATAA
- a CDS encoding dipicolinate synthase subunit B, whose amino-acid sequence MNNITVGFAMCGSFCTFSKAIPQMEKLLELGHKVVPIMSQIAYSTDTRFGKAEDFRQHIEELCGRSIIHTIDGAEPIGPKKMLDILVIVPCTGNTMGKLALGITDSPVTMASKSHLRNGSPLVICPATNDGLSASAPNIGKLMNTKNIYFVPMEQDDPQKKPTSLVAKFDMLIPTMEEALLGKQIQPVLWVDGKAVPTENL is encoded by the coding sequence ATGAATAATATAACAGTGGGTTTTGCAATGTGCGGTTCATTCTGCACCTTTTCCAAGGCAATCCCACAGATGGAAAAGCTTCTGGAACTAGGGCATAAAGTAGTGCCCATTATGTCCCAGATCGCCTATTCCACCGATACCCGATTTGGCAAAGCCGAAGATTTCCGGCAGCATATCGAAGAATTATGCGGAAGATCCATTATACATACCATCGACGGGGCGGAACCCATCGGCCCAAAGAAAATGCTGGATATCCTTGTCATCGTTCCCTGTACAGGCAATACCATGGGTAAACTGGCTTTGGGCATCACCGATTCTCCTGTCACTATGGCATCCAAATCCCATCTGCGCAATGGAAGCCCTTTGGTCATCTGTCCCGCCACCAACGATGGATTATCAGCATCCGCTCCTAATATCGGCAAGCTTATGAATACTAAAAATATCTATTTCGTCCCCATGGAACAAGATGATCCACAAAAGAAGCCCACATCTTTGGTGGCGAAGTTTGATATGCTGATCCCCACTATGGAAGAGGCTCTTTTGGGAAAACAGATCCAGCCGGTCCTCTGGGTGGATGGGAAAGCCGTTCCTACTGAAAATCTTTAA
- the dpsA gene encoding dipicolinate synthase subunit DpsA, translated as MMTREPFAVIGGDLRQARAAHLLASDGFTVHAVGFDSDIEMGSDVRRARSVADAIHGCRYILLPMPLTTDGESINAPFSCNTITISEVFGTAVPGQTLFAGQVSPTIAQRAQEYGLTLVDYLKREELAVRNAVPTAEGAIQLAMEELPFTLDGSQCLVVGFGRVAKVLALKLAGLGAHVTIAARKHSDAAWAQVEGYQYIPTAQMEQAVAQADVIFNSVPAMLFDEKVLSKVKNHCLIIDLASKPGGVDFETAGRLGVKTIWALSLPGKTAPWTAGAIIKDTILNIIEEATP; from the coding sequence ATGATGACACGAGAACCTTTTGCTGTCATCGGAGGGGACTTGCGGCAGGCAAGGGCGGCTCATCTGCTGGCGTCAGATGGGTTTACCGTGCACGCAGTAGGGTTTGACTCCGATATTGAAATGGGAAGCGACGTCCGTCGGGCACGCAGCGTAGCCGACGCCATCCACGGCTGCCGGTATATTCTTTTGCCTATGCCTTTGACCACCGACGGAGAATCCATCAACGCGCCGTTTTCTTGCAACACCATTACCATCTCCGAAGTCTTTGGAACCGCCGTCCCAGGCCAGACATTATTTGCCGGCCAAGTATCTCCGACCATTGCCCAGCGTGCGCAAGAGTATGGGCTGACATTAGTGGATTACTTAAAGCGGGAAGAGCTTGCAGTACGCAACGCCGTTCCTACCGCAGAGGGAGCCATCCAATTGGCAATGGAGGAACTCCCGTTTACCTTGGATGGCTCTCAATGTCTTGTAGTCGGATTCGGCCGAGTGGCCAAAGTACTGGCTCTCAAGCTGGCAGGGTTGGGGGCTCATGTAACCATCGCCGCCCGAAAGCACAGTGATGCCGCTTGGGCCCAAGTAGAAGGATATCAATACATCCCCACTGCTCAGATGGAACAGGCTGTCGCACAAGCTGACGTGATCTTTAATTCTGTCCCAGCCATGCTTTTTGATGAGAAGGTATTGAGCAAAGTAAAGAATCATTGTCTTATCATCGACCTGGCATCCAAACCGGGCGGAGTGGATTTTGAAACAGCCGGACGTTTAGGTGTCAAAACCATCTGGGCGCTGTCACTGCCGGGAAAAACTGCGCCGTGGACCGCAGGCGCCATCATCAAAGATACCATTTTGAATATCATTGAGGAGGCAACCCCATGA
- the spoVG gene encoding septation regulator SpoVG, producing MTITEVRVRRLYNEARLRAVVSVTLDNALAIHDIKVIEGPERFFVAMPSRREPEGGYRDIVHPISAEMRHQLEDAVMKEYHETVTRQEENPDHPVDHSEKKM from the coding sequence ATGACAATCACAGAAGTCCGGGTTCGGAGACTATACAACGAGGCAAGGCTCCGTGCGGTAGTTTCTGTTACACTGGACAATGCACTGGCCATCCACGATATCAAGGTGATCGAAGGTCCGGAACGCTTTTTTGTAGCCATGCCCAGCCGACGGGAACCAGAAGGGGGATACCGGGATATCGTCCATCCCATTTCAGCCGAGATGAGACATCAGCTGGAGGATGCCGTCATGAAAGAATATCACGAGACGGTAACGCGTCAGGAAGAGAATCCAGACCATCCGGTGGATCATTCTGAGAAAAAGATGTAA
- the murC gene encoding UDP-N-acetylmuramate--L-alanine ligase has protein sequence MTECCDHILKQAKHVHFIGIGGSGMYPLAEILHSKGYFLTGSDINESDNLKRVRELGIKVSMGHDAANLGDADLVVYTAAVKEDNPELADAIKRGVPTLERSKLLGIVSRHYGCTVAVAGTHGKTTTTSMISQILLGAGVDPTLVIGGYLPVLHSNGRAGNSDIMVCEACEYVDTFLELSPAISIILNIDADHLDYFGTLENIIKSFHKFASITSQTIIVNGDDENSMKAVQYVNCKIITFGMKESNDYYPTNISTMDGAYYGFDVMHKGQFITHVQLSVPGKQNVADALAACAAAHLIGVSGEDISRNMAEFHGANRRFQVYGTFHDVMLVDDFAHHPTEIDATLGAARNMHCNQVWAVFQPYTYSRTARWVDEFARSLSAADHVIISKIMGAREKNEWGVTSQDIGEKIPGSYCIDEFEEIADFVAQNAKPGDLVITMGGGDIYKCARMIRDRLAEKDVTEV, from the coding sequence ATGACCGAATGTTGTGATCATATTCTCAAACAGGCAAAGCATGTCCACTTCATCGGCATCGGCGGATCCGGTATGTATCCTCTGGCCGAAATCCTGCACAGCAAGGGGTATTTCCTCACAGGATCGGACATCAATGAAAGCGATAATTTAAAACGTGTGCGTGAACTTGGAATCAAGGTATCCATGGGCCATGACGCTGCCAATCTAGGTGACGCTGATCTGGTGGTTTATACGGCTGCGGTCAAGGAGGATAATCCGGAACTAGCCGATGCTATTAAAAGAGGAGTCCCCACCCTGGAACGTTCAAAACTCCTGGGCATTGTATCCCGGCATTACGGATGTACGGTAGCTGTCGCAGGGACTCACGGCAAGACTACGACAACTTCTATGATCTCCCAGATCTTGTTGGGGGCCGGCGTGGATCCCACATTGGTCATTGGCGGATATCTGCCTGTTCTGCACAGCAACGGCCGTGCTGGGAATTCGGATATTATGGTGTGTGAAGCTTGCGAATATGTGGATACTTTTTTAGAGCTTTCCCCCGCTATTTCCATTATTCTCAACATCGATGCTGACCATCTGGACTATTTTGGCACATTGGAAAATATCATCAAGTCCTTCCATAAATTTGCCAGCATCACTTCCCAGACCATCATTGTAAACGGTGACGATGAAAATTCTATGAAGGCTGTCCAATATGTCAACTGTAAGATCATTACCTTCGGTATGAAAGAGTCCAACGACTATTATCCCACGAATATCTCCACAATGGACGGCGCTTATTATGGCTTTGACGTGATGCATAAGGGTCAGTTTATTACCCATGTTCAACTGAGCGTCCCCGGAAAACAAAACGTAGCTGATGCCTTGGCAGCCTGTGCGGCGGCCCATCTGATTGGTGTTTCAGGTGAAGATATTTCCCGCAATATGGCGGAATTTCACGGGGCCAACCGTCGTTTCCAAGTGTACGGCACTTTCCATGACGTGATGTTGGTAGACGATTTTGCCCATCATCCCACAGAAATTGATGCTACCCTTGGGGCTGCACGTAATATGCATTGTAACCAGGTGTGGGCCGTATTTCAGCCTTATACCTATAGCCGTACCGCCCGTTGGGTGGATGAATTTGCCCGTTCTCTTTCGGCAGCCGATCATGTAATTATCTCTAAAATTATGGGAGCGAGAGAAAAAAACGAGTGGGGTGTCACTTCCCAGGATATCGGTGAGAAAATCCCGGGCAGTTATTGTATCGATGAATTTGAAGAGATTGCCGATTTTGTGGCACAAAATGCAAAGCCCGGTGATTTGGTCATCACGATGGGCGGAGGCGATATCTATAAGTGCGCCCGTATGATCCGGGATCGTCTTGCGGAAAAAGATGTCACTGAGGTGTGA
- a CDS encoding DUF1349 domain-containing protein, translated as MNGKQWTHTDRVDELTWQAPAGSDLFISPATGKANCVAPVYYTEVEGDFVLRGKVTHPFLSTYDAGGFLIHQDDTHWAKVCYELTGEGTHAAITMVTNGVSDDCTGPCASGPWIWMQIARKGKVFGFYYSEDGKTFSLLRIFTIPADDKIRVGLVAQCPKGDGAEVQFADVGLYHISLSDLHNGSVELTK; from the coding sequence ATGAATGGAAAGCAGTGGACTCATACCGATCGCGTGGATGAACTTACATGGCAAGCTCCGGCTGGCTCGGATCTTTTTATTTCGCCGGCTACTGGTAAGGCAAACTGCGTCGCACCTGTATATTACACCGAGGTCGAGGGGGATTTTGTACTGCGTGGAAAGGTAACCCATCCTTTTCTCTCCACCTACGACGCCGGTGGATTTCTCATCCATCAGGATGATACCCATTGGGCAAAAGTGTGCTATGAATTGACAGGGGAGGGAACACATGCCGCTATCACCATGGTGACCAATGGCGTATCTGACGACTGTACTGGACCTTGTGCATCTGGGCCGTGGATCTGGATGCAAATTGCCCGTAAAGGCAAGGTGTTTGGTTTTTACTATTCAGAGGACGGAAAGACATTTTCTCTTCTGCGTATTTTTACCATTCCAGCTGATGATAAAATCCGAGTGGGACTTGTCGCTCAATGCCCAAAAGGCGATGGGGCGGAGGTCCAATTTGCAGATGTCGGGTTGTATCATATCTCCCTTTCGGACTTACATAACGGCAGCGTAGAATTAACAAAATAG
- a CDS encoding rod shape-determining protein, with protein MLGTDIGIDLGTSTTLIHVKGHGIVLREPSAVAIDRRTDKICAIGEEAYRMLGRTNPNLAVYFPLQQGVISDYALAEEMVGFFLKKICGYRIWKPSVVVCMPSIVTGVEQRALIKAIHGSGARKVCPVDEPIASALGAGIDISTARGRMVVDIGGGTTDIAVISLYGISNATSVRLAGNDFNHAIVKYVRHTFGLLIGERMAEQLKMEVGCVCHMEEPKVALAKGRDILSGLPRSVEVTSDHLLEAMKEPLDLIMSSIKSILEDTPPELSGDIYQDGILVSGGGALLGGMSQWILENTGCHAIIPEDPVECVALGTGKAFSCLDKLHGGLYQYQTIENTYNNQKGQE; from the coding sequence ATGCTGGGAACGGATATTGGCATTGACTTAGGAACCTCGACAACTTTAATCCATGTAAAAGGGCATGGCATCGTACTTCGCGAGCCATCTGCAGTAGCCATCGACCGGCGTACAGACAAGATTTGTGCCATTGGCGAAGAGGCTTATCGTATGTTGGGCCGGACCAACCCTAATTTAGCTGTTTATTTCCCTTTGCAGCAAGGTGTCATCAGCGACTATGCTTTGGCAGAAGAAATGGTCGGGTTCTTTTTGAAGAAAATCTGTGGATATCGCATCTGGAAGCCCAGCGTAGTAGTGTGTATGCCCAGTATTGTCACAGGTGTGGAACAACGTGCCCTGATCAAAGCAATCCATGGTTCAGGGGCCCGCAAGGTCTGCCCGGTGGATGAACCTATTGCTTCGGCTTTGGGCGCAGGCATTGACATCAGTACGGCGCGGGGACGCATGGTAGTGGACATCGGCGGCGGTACGACTGATATTGCAGTTATCTCTCTTTACGGGATTTCCAATGCTACTTCTGTCCGTCTGGCCGGAAATGATTTTAACCATGCCATTGTAAAATACGTCCGTCATACCTTTGGCCTTCTCATTGGTGAGAGAATGGCCGAACAGCTTAAAATGGAGGTAGGATGCGTCTGTCACATGGAGGAGCCTAAAGTAGCTCTGGCAAAGGGACGAGATATCTTATCCGGCTTGCCTCGGTCTGTGGAAGTGACTTCCGACCATCTGTTGGAAGCAATGAAAGAGCCGCTGGATCTTATTATGTCCTCCATCAAATCAATCCTGGAAGATACACCGCCGGAACTTTCGGGCGATATTTATCAGGACGGTATTTTAGTCAGCGGAGGCGGCGCTTTGCTGGGTGGCATGAGCCAGTGGATTTTGGAAAATACCGGTTGTCACGCCATTATTCCAGAAGACCCGGTGGAATGTGTGGCATTGGGGACAGGAAAAGCCTTCTCCTGTTTGGATAAGCTCCATGGGGGGCTTTATCAGTACCAAACCATTGAAAACACTTATAACAATCAAAAAGGACAAGAGTAA